The following DNA comes from Erigeron canadensis isolate Cc75 chromosome 3, C_canadensis_v1, whole genome shotgun sequence.
gcacactaacaacacatatatggatccatataagccaatcaattaccacacatggactaacaacttcaacatggtggtctttccacacatggacaaataacttcaacatggtgatctttccacacatggacaaataacttcaacatggtggtctttccacacatagacaaataacttcaacatggtggtctatccacacatggacaaatacttcaacatggtggtcaattgacccaacataaacataaaggtatgcaaatatactcacctcatccgcaacaaagagaataacgctaaacaacaagcacaagcaagcttcaacctaaaatcatatcgtaaaatgcataagcttacattcacaactatgactagttcaacctagtcaCACTCAATCACtaaccttttctaaacccaaaacctaacccatttgtcattgagttacttccaTCCTTAAGattaacattaggtagttcaaccctAAAACTAAATTAGAGGAAATTAATACCTCAACAAACAATAGGTTATTCAAGAATTAAGTTGGAAATTCTTCTTCCCCTCTTTTCTCTTtgaaattcggccaccaccactaaGACCCACAAATCCTAACTTttgattcttgaatggagattgTAAGATGGTGATGTTTAGTACAATGATTTCCCTTTGAATTAGAAAAATTaagcttttgattttgaaaggaGATGATAGAATTGCATGAAGTTGTAGAGAAGAAGAAGGAGAGTGGAAAATGACTCATAAGTCATATGGATGGCTGGCATTCTCAGGAGGTGTCGCGACCCATCCCaccttttgtgggtattttacccgctattcactaaagttctaactaaattaaccccttattcaaaaataaaatattaggaaattagtttaatgtcaaaactatgaaaatgggttaatttcttttaccttaaaatcttggggtgttacaggttATATAGCGAATCCAAATGGAAGAGTAAGGGGCAAAGGTGTAGTCAActtgttttatcggcaaaaaccaTCGGCAAACATTGGCTTATCGGCTATACTATAGCATGTGCATCGGCATCTAtcggcaagtttaatcggcaagatacatcggctagttttggccgatgaaagtgaacgttgggagcatTACATcgacaagttttttttttttttttgtctttttcctTTGAAGTTTTGACAAGTTACATCGGCAAGTTTTGGTAAaaattggcaaaaaaaaaacactatacTATCAACATTGGCATGGATCGGCTAGTATTGGCAAACTTTTGGCTAAATACATGTCGCTTTTTATCATTGGCTAGTTTTTTGTCAAAACTTGCCAAATTGCCGAAGGTTTAACACTACACCCTTCCCTCTAACATGGATCCAATTATCCAACATAACTACACTAATATCTgttcttacattttttttttttaattcatacaAGATTTTTAGACCAGTGTATAAGTAAAGGTCTAAAACTTCggattaaaaaaatttagtatCTAAGTACATATGTGAAATTTCCTATAACTTGGATATTTGAATTGGATATCTGAAATTAGATACCCAAATATCGATAATTCTATTTTATGAGACTGAGAGGTTTTAGGTTCAAATActggtgtgagcaaaatgctccTAGGAATGatgaaagagtttttttttagtatgaGTTTCCTCTGTATTTGGAGTTGGgcatataaaaaaacatgtcGCTGAGCCCAAATTTGTTGATCGAAAAAACATATCTCTTAATACCTATATGGCTATATCATGAAAATAATACGTCCATAAAATCATAACCATAATCGCATGTGAGCATGGATTTATCACTTATAGAACCATAATTTTATATTAGGTCCATTGCATAACCAAAAACTTAAGGATACTTGTGAATTGAGAGGTGCGAGCTTGAAAAACCATAAAATCTTTTAGTTTAGACTTTCGGTCTTTCCATCTtcttataaagaaaaagatatataaaataataataaaaaaactaagtTCGGATATCCGATATATCGAATATAATCGGATCAGATTTTTGGATTACGGATTTGGATACTGACCGTTTTGAAGTTTAAACACCTTTATATATCGTAAACACATACTTGCTGCATCTGGGTTGTGCCACATTCATGGCAGATTCAACAAAGTACGTACCAATTACTTCAAGAACTTTAGTTTCAGACTTGAAACtgaaaaatatattatcttttagaacaaagaaaacaagaaatgttGTATATGTATTCGTCGCTATATTCATCGTTGTTACATTAATCTTAGCATTTAATCCTTCATCTCCTTGGTTTTCTAATATTTTTACAACAACAAGAAGCCCATCTTCGTCATCATCTTATTCTCAGTTCTCTTCAATTTATTCTTGTTTTTTTCCATcgaattcttcaaaaagtttacaTCTTTCTTCACCAAATTCAAATGTCACTATTATAAGCTATCCAACTACGAATCTTAATAAACCCCATGTGAAAAGAGATCCCCAAGGTGCTCAAAACCAAACTCAAGTGAATGTGTTGAACCAAACCAGAAATAGGCCAAAGTTAGCAACTGAATTCAATGAAGCAGCATTGAAAAATGTAACCGAAAATGGTATTCAAAAACCATCTGAATCAATGCCGAAGTATACCGGGAATGGTTCTGTGAGCGGGTCCAGTCCaaaatttgaaggaaaaaaCAGGGGAAATAATGTTACTTCTTTGGGCCAAAAACAGGGGATTGAAGAAATGTTGAAGGGATTAGTGGATTGTAATTTCTTTGATGGAGAATGGGTTAGAGATGAAACATATCCATTGTATAAGCCTGGTTCTTGTtcattgattgataaaaaatttaattgtttCTCAAATGGTAGGCCTGATTTAGTGTTTCAACAATATAAGTGGAAGCCTAAAGGTTGCACTCTACCAAGGTATGTAAATACCCATTTCTGAATTAGTTTACTATTATACAAATCATGTCCCCATATACCTTTAACCATACTGATACACtccaatttaattaaaaacctaGTTTTATTTCAAGAAACCCCTGGACGGAGAAGCATTTTGCTAACACTGGATTTGAACCCAAGACATGAAAGTCTCAAGTCCCCCAAGTATCAATCCATGTATTAATGATTGGTTAATGGTAACCATAGTGATAcgttttttacctttttacgTGTTGGTTGGGTGGAAATCGATAATGGATCGGTTGTTCTTTTGGGTTAAATGGACCGGTTGTTCAATttcaaatgatatataatttggaGTGTATCTTTTCCTTATGACTTGGTTATGGGTTTTTACTATAATTCTTGAAATTTTGTTTGAAATAGAGATTATGTGGTTTTATTGCAATGGGCTATTGTATAAGTATGAATttgtttgttcatttgtatAAAGGTTGGACGGAAGCAAAATGTTGCAAATGTTAAGAGGAAAACGATTGGTTTTCGTTGGGGATTCTTTAAATAGAAATATGTGGGAATCATTGGTTTGTATCTTACGAAACTCGGTTAAAGATCAAAGTAAGGTCCATGAAGTCTCAGGAACGCACAATTTTGTATCAGAACGTTTTTACGCTTTTCTATTCAAGGTATACCCGTCTCTTTGGTGATAGATGCTGAGAAATTATTTAGTACGAGTAACTCAAAATGGGTTTTCATTATATTGCTTGAAACTTGTTCatttaaagttttgttataTTTTGGTAGGATTATAACTGCACAGTGGAGTACTTTAAGGAACCATTCTTAGTTCAAGAATTGGTAACAACAGACAAATATGGAACAAAAAAGGAGACCCTACGGCTTGACATGATCAGTAACTTGGCCCATCAGTACAGAACTGCAGACGTGGTTGTCTTCAACACTGGGCATTGGTGGACTCATGAAAAGACTGCCAAAGGGTAATATTGAAAATCTCTAGGACTCCAAGTTTAAAATGATACGAACGATATTAGCTGTATTGTGGTATTGATCCTTATGAAATTTTCAGAAAAGATTATTATCAAGAAGGTGGACATGTCTATAGTGAACTGAACGTGTTAGAGGCCTTTCGTAAAGCATTGACAACATGGGGAATGTGGGTTGATGCTAATATTAACCCTGCAAAAACTTCAGTTTTCTTCAGAGGATATTCTGCATCTCATTTCAGGTAAAAACAATGTTCTAATTGTTTTATGTAAAGTGTTCATTTCCTTCATTGAAAATAAAGGAGGTAAATGTGCCCAAGTTAGTGAATCAGGTCAGAGTGGCCAATGTTTTGTTCTAACCTATCTAACTCGTAAAATTTGCATGTAGACTTACCATTAAATTCAGATATGAGCTTTTGGTATAGaaggtacaattttttttatgcaccTTAACTACAGTCTACAACCCGAGAACAGAAGATATACCTCTATTTTGACCCGAGAACAGAAGATATACCTCTATTTTGAGACAACAAAATGTCATAATTCCTTTCATGCCGTATGGACGTGCCATCTAAAGCTAGGTTATATCGACATTTGTAACTATGCAAACTcagaatttttaatttcttctgTCTTTGGACAGCGGACGGCAATGGAATTCTAGAGGAGCATGCGACCATGAAGTCGAGCCCATCTACAACACTACTTACCTTACAACATATCCAGACAAAATGGTCGTTTTGGAGAAAGTTTTCAAAGGAATGAAAACCCAAGTGTCATATCTAAACATAACGAGACTAACGGATTTCAGAAAAGACGGTCACCCTTCAATCTACCGGAAACAACATTACTCAACAGAAGAACTAAAATCACCATTACATTTTCAAGATTGCAGCCACTGGTGCTTACCTGGTGTTCCTGATGTATGGAATGAAATCCTTTATGCTCAACTTCTGGTCAAACAGTACCAAAGTCAACAGAAATTGTGAATTACCTCCTACACTTGTTATgttcctttttttaaaaaatagcaaTATAGATGTAGAACACAGATAAGAATATACATACAGTTTCTAGCTTTTGTCTTGACATGTGTAAATTGAAAGGAAGCTTTGGGACTACATATAGAGTTTCATTATCTATAAATATTGCCATTTTCAATTCATTGTTGGCTTCCGTTCATGGTtaactatatttaatatttggtgttatatttttgtttcttgggATAAACATATGTACTCTGACAGTGTATACCGTACAACACAGTTAAAATGAGTTTCCAAACTTTTACATTTAATCCTTGTACATATTACATGTGAATtcgttttataattttattttgtttattgtagTTTAAGCTACTTTGCTAAACATGaacttaaaaattaaagataattCAAATTA
Coding sequences within:
- the LOC122592010 gene encoding protein trichome birefringence-like, with amino-acid sequence MADSTKYVPITSRTLVSDLKLKNILSFRTKKTRNVVYVFVAIFIVVTLILAFNPSSPWFSNIFTTTRSPSSSSSYSQFSSIYSCFFPSNSSKSLHLSSPNSNVTIISYPTTNLNKPHVKRDPQGAQNQTQVNVLNQTRNRPKLATEFNEAALKNVTENGIQKPSESMPKYTGNGSVSGSSPKFEGKNRGNNVTSLGQKQGIEEMLKGLVDCNFFDGEWVRDETYPLYKPGSCSLIDKKFNCFSNGRPDLVFQQYKWKPKGCTLPRLDGSKMLQMLRGKRLVFVGDSLNRNMWESLVCILRNSVKDQSKVHEVSGTHNFVSERFYAFLFKDYNCTVEYFKEPFLVQELVTTDKYGTKKETLRLDMISNLAHQYRTADVVVFNTGHWWTHEKTAKGKDYYQEGGHVYSELNVLEAFRKALTTWGMWVDANINPAKTSVFFRGYSASHFSGRQWNSRGACDHEVEPIYNTTYLTTYPDKMVVLEKVFKGMKTQVSYLNITRLTDFRKDGHPSIYRKQHYSTEELKSPLHFQDCSHWCLPGVPDVWNEILYAQLLVKQYQSQQKL